Within the Deltaproteobacteria bacterium genome, the region GGCGGTTCATGAACGCGGCCGAGGCCGAGCGCTGCGGGCTGGTGAACAAGGTGGTGCCGGTGGAGGTGCTGCTGGACGAGGCCAAGGCCATGGCCCATACCATCGCGCGCAAGCCGCCCATCGCCATCCGCTTCGCCAAGGAAGCCATTCTCAAGGCCGCCAACACGCCCCTGGACGAAGGACTCGCCTTCGAACGCAAGTCCTTCTACACGCTGTTCGCATCCGAGGACCGTCGCGAAGGCATGAGTGCGTTCCTCGACAAGCGCAAACCCGAGTTCAAGGGAAAATGAGCTACGAGACGATCCTCTACGACAAGCGGGACGGGGTCGCCACCATCACGCTGAACCGCCCCCAGGCGCTCAACGCCTTCACCCCGCAGATGAACCGCGAGCTGCTGGACGCGCTCAAGGACGGCAACCGCGACAAGGCGGTGCGCTGCTTCCTCCTCACAGGCGCCGGCGAGCGCGCCTTCTGCGCCGGCCAGGACCTGAAGGAGCGTTCGCCGGACAGGAAGGGCTCCTTGGGCGAGTCGCTGAGGGAGCGCTACAATCCCATCATCCTGGCCATCCGCAGGACCGAGAAGATCGTGCTCTGCGCCGTCAACGGCGTGGCCGCGGGGGCGGGCTGCAACCTCACGCTGGCGTGCGACCTGCGCATCGCCTCGGACAACGCACGCTTCATCGAGGCGTTCGTGCGCGTGGGTCTGGGCCCCGACTGCGGCGGCAGCTACTTCATGCCGCGGCTCATCGGCCTCGGCAAGGCCACCGAGCTGTTCCTTCTGGGAGAGCCGCTGGAGGCCCAGGACGCGCTGCGCTACGGGCTCGTGGCCAAGGTGGTGCCGGTGGCGGAGCTGGCGGCGGAGGCCCGCGCCATGGCCGAGCGCCTGGCCCGCGCGCCGCGCAGCGCCGGCCTGATCAAGCGCACCCTCAACCGCTCCATGTACGCCGAGTTGGAGGCGCAGCTCGAGTACGAGGCCTGCACCCAGGAGATCGCCGGGCGTACCGCCGACTACGACGAGGGCGTACGGGCCTTCATGGAGAAACGGGCGCCGGTGTTCAAGGGCGAGTAAGGCCCAGGACGATCAGGGCGGATTTCGAACATGGCGAACGAGAACAAGATCGGGGTCATCGGCGCCGGCACCATGGGCGCGGGCATCGCCCAGGTGGCGGTCCAGGGCGGGTTCGAGTGCGTGGTGTACGACGTCGCCCAGGACTTCCTCGACCGCGGCCTCGGGCGCATCCGGGGCTTCATCGGGCGCAGCCGCGAGAAGGGCAACATCGACGCGCAGGAGGAAGCGCGCATCCTCGGACGCCTCCAGGGCTCGCTCGCGCTGGAGGATCTGTCCGACGCCGTCCTGGTCATCGAGGCCGCCACCGAGAACCTCCCGGTCAAGCGCGAGCTGTTCCAGAAGCTCGACGCCGCGTGCGCGCCCGAGACCCTGATGGCCACCAACACGTCGTCGCTGTCGGTGACCGCCATCGGCGGCGCGGTGAAGGACGCCACGCGAGTGCTGGGCATGCACTTCTTCAACCCGGCACCCCTCATGGCGCTGGTGGAAGTGGTGCAGGGGGAGCTCACCAGCGACGCCGCCGTGGCCAAGGCCATGGACATCACCCGCCGCTTCGGCAAGACCCCGGTACGCGCCCAGGACACCCCCGGGTTCATCGTGAACCGCATCGCGCGCCCCTTCTACAACGAGGCGCTGCGCATCCTGAGCGACGGCGGCACCGACGTGGCGACGGTGGACCGGATCATGCGGGAATCCGGCGGCTTCCGCATGGGACCGTTCGAGTTGCAGGACCTCATCGGCATCGACATCAACTTCACCGCCACCGAGACTCTTTACCACGCGTTTTTCGAGGACCCGCGCTTCCGCCCCAGCCCGCTGCAGCAAAAGCTGTATCTGGCGGGTCACCTGGGGCGCAAGACCGGCAAAGGCTTTTACAACTATGAGTAGCGTCGCGATCCTGGGCGGCAACCGGTTGGCGGAGGACCTGCACGGGCTCGCGCGGGACAACGGCCTGAACGCGGCGCGGTGCGCGCGCCCGGACGAGGTCGACCCGGCGACCGAGGTCGTCGTCGACACCCTCGCCCACGGGAGCGAAGAGAAGCGGCGGCTGGTGGAAGAGATCGACGCCGCCGCGCCGGGCGCCGCGCTCGTGCTCAGCTCCTGCCTCCGTTGGTCGACCACGACGCTAGCCTCCTGGAGCCGCCGGCCGGAACGGATCGTCGGATTCGCCACCTTCCACCCGCTGGCGCGCCGCAACGTCATCGAGCTGGCGCGCGGGCTCGACACCGGCGACGACGCCATGGCGGCGGCCGGCACCCTGGTGGAAGGCCTGGGCAAGGAGAGCGCCGTCGTCAAGGACGCGCCCGGCCTCGTGTTCCCGCGCATCCTGAGCCTGATCATCAACGAGGCCGCGCGCAGCCTGGACGAGGGGGTCGCCAGCGCCGAGGAGATCGACATCGCCCTCCGGCTGGGCACCAACTATCCCCAGGGGCCGCTGCGCTGGGCCGACGAGATCGGCCTCGACGAAGTGCTGGCGGTCCTCGAAGGGCTCCTGGAAGAGACCGGCGACGACCGCTACCGTCCGGCGCCGCTGTTGCGGAAGATGGTGGCGTCCGGCCGCCTCGGCGAATGCGCGGGCCGGGGGTTCTACCGCCACGGAGAGACCGGAGTTTGACATTGCAAGGCGGAGGATCCAGCCTCCGCCCCGGGAAGGGACACCATGCCAGAAGCCGTCATCATCGACGCCGCGCGCACCCCCATGGGGCGCTACGGCGGCATCCTCAAGGACGTCCGGCCGGATGATCTCGCGGCGCACGTCATCGACAAGCTCATCGCCCGCAACGGCATCGACCGGACGACCATCGAGGACGTGATCCTCGGGTGCACGAACCAGGCCGGCGAGGACTGCCGCAACGTGGCGCGCAACGCCTCGCTCCTGGCGGGCATTCCCGACTCGGTTCCCGGCGCCACCGTGAACCGCCTGTGCGGCTCGGGGCTGGAGGCGGTCAACCAGGCCGCGCGCGCGGTGGGGGCCGAGGAAGGCGACCTGTTCGTGGCCGGCGGCGTGGAGATGATGACCCGCGCGCCGCTGGTGATGCCCAAGGGCGCGGTCCCGTTCGCGCGCGGCGAGGTCACGGTCTACGACAGCGTGCTCGGATGGCGCTTTCCGAACCCGCGCATGGGGGAGATGTACCCGCTCATCAGCCTGGGCGAGACCGCCGAGAACGTGGCCGAGAAATACGCGGTGGGCCGCGAGCAGCAGGACGCGTTCGGGCTCAAGAGCCATCGCAACGCGGTAGCGGCCCAGGAGGGCGGGAGGCTCGCCGACGAGTTGATTCCGGTGCCGGTACCGCAACGGCGCGGCGACCCCGTGGTGCACGGCCGCGACGAGGGGCCGCGACCGGACACCAGCCTGGAGCAGCTCGCCGCCCTGCGCCCGGCCTTCGCCAGGAACGGCACCGTGACCGCGGGGAACTCGTCGCCGCTGTCCGACGGCGCCGCGGCGCTGCTGGTAACGTCGCGCGAGCGGGCGGAGGCGCTCAAGCTCAGGCCGGTGGTGCGCATCGTGGCGTCGGCGGTGGCGGGAGTGGACCCGGCCTTCATGGGCATCGGGCCGATTCCGGCCAGCCGCAAGGCGCTCAAGCGCGCGGGCCTGACCGCGGACCAGTTGGACCTGGTGGAGTTGAACGAGGCCTTCGCGTCGCAGTCCCTGGCGTGCATCCAGGAGCTCGGCCTCGACCCGGACAAGGTCAACGTCAACGGCGGCGCCATCGCCCTCGGCCACCCGCTGGGCTGCAGCGGCGCGCGCATCATGACCACGTTGATCCACGAGATGAAACGGCGCGGCAGCCGCTACGGCATGGCCACCATGTGCATCGGCGTGGGCCAGGGCATCGCCACCATCGTGGAGCGCGCGGACGCTTGACCGGCGGACGAAAATACCCCATAGAAATTAAGGGGAAAGCGACTCGATCGTCGTATTGGGAATAATCGATTCAAGGTCGGGCCGCCGGGACGACGGAGGGGGTCTTCCCGCGGCAAGGCCGGGATGCTGCGTCGCATGAGAAACAAGGCATCCAGACTGCTGGTCTTCCTGTCCCTCGCGGCGGTGCTGGGAGTAGCCGCGGTGGTGGGGCTGGAAGCCTTCCTGGAAAACCGCAAGGAATCCATACGCCGGGAGATCGAGACCGCCGTCGGCCGTGCCGTGGCGTTCGACTCCGTCCGGCTGAGGTTGTTCCGACGCCTGGGAAGCCTGGGCATCACGGTAACGGACCTGCGCGTGGCCGACGATCCACGATTCGCGGCGACACCGCTGATCCGCGCGCAGGAGCTCACCTTCTCCCTGGGCTGGTTTTCGCTGCTGACCGGCGCGCCGACGATTTCCGACGTCGTCCTCGAACAGCCCGAGCTCCAAGTCATCCGCAACGAGTACGGCGATATCAACATTTTCGTGCCCGCGCAGCCGCTCAAGGCCGGGTTCGAGTCGGCCCATGCGAACGGTGCGGCGGTTCATGCCCGTGGCGCCAAGCTCTACCTGGTGGACCGTTCTTCGGAAAAGCCCGAGGAACTGCGCCTGCGGGACCTGACGGCGAACCTCCAATGGCAGCGAGGACAGCGCCTCCGCGTCGAGGTATCGGGCGCGCTGTCAGAGGAAGGCGCGCGCACGTTCTCCGTGGCCGGTACCGTGGGCACGGCGGCGCCCTTGTCGGAGTGGCGCCGGAACGAGGTGGACCTGGAGATTCGCGCCGCGTCGCTGCCACAAACCCTGTTGGCGCGCGCCTGGACGTTTCTGGAGCCACACTTCCCGGCCTACCTCCGTCCTTCCGGTCCGCTGACCGTCAACGCGCGCGTGACGGGACGGATCGACCGTCCGCGCGTAACCGGCATGGAGATCACGGGAGCCTTGTTCGGAGCCCCGGCGGACAACGCCCGCCTGACCGGCGCCGTGGATTTCTCGCAAGGGCCGGCGTGGAGCCGCGCTCTGGCCAAGTGCGAGCTTCACTTGGAACCGGTCCACCTCGACCAACTCAGACAATTGCCCTGGGTGGAGCGCATCGTGCCGGCGGGGTTGCGCGTCCACGAGCCACTTCGCATCGTCAACACGCTGGAGGGGCCGCTGGACGATTTGAGGGTCCAGGCCGCTTTGATCGCCGATGACCATACCATCCAATACGGCGACTGGTTCCTCAAGGCGCCGGGGGTTGCGGCCCGCCTGGCCATGAACCTGCGGGTCCGGCCGGACCGCATCGTGATCGACGAGTCCGAGGCCCGGCTCCATAACGCCAACGTCCCGTTCTCCGGCGCCATCGTCCAACAACCGGAACACCTGGTTGAACTCCGTGTCCAGACCGAGGACGTGCCGCTGGCGGGATGGCAAGAAGTCGTCCCGGCGGCCAAGGACTACCAGCTCGACGGATCCGTAAGCGCCCGGTTGGCGCTGGCGCAGAAGTCGGGGCCGCGCACCGAGCCACCCGCTCTCCGGGGCAACCTGCGTCTGACCAACGTCCACATCATCGGTCCGCCGGGCAAGAAGAGGCCCGTACAGGGTCTCCAGGGAGAGCTTGTGTTCCGCGGCGGAGACATCGAGATACGCGACCTTCGGTTGCGCTCGGGGCTGTCGGACCTGCGGCTGCGCGGCTTGCTGGTCAACCTGAGCCGGCCCACGCTGCACTACAGTCTCCACTCCGACCTCCTGAATCTCGGCGACGTGACCGGCGACGCCGCGCATCGGGCACACTCCTTCAGCAACGTCGTTCACGAGGGCTCCGCCGAACTGCGCGAAGGCATCGCCTCCGTGCGCGGCTACCTGGCCTCCGCCAGCGGCCAGGTCGGCGGCACCGCCTATCAGAACCTGCAGAGCCTCGTGCACTGGACCCGCGGCGGCCTGACGGTGCGACGGCTTGCCATCGAGACCCTGGGAGGCGCGATCCACGGCCACGGCACCGTTACGCGCCGGAACGGCGGGGCCTTCGACATCGACCTGCACCCCTCCGCGGAGGGCCTGGACGCCAACGGACTCCTCGCGCTCTTCCCCCACTATCCCGCGGATTCGATCAACGGAAACGTGAGTCTCGAAGGCCGTTTCCAAAGCAGAGCCACGGACTGGCAGTCTTTCGTCGGGAACCTGAACGGACAGGGCCGAATGACCCTGAACAAGGGCGTGCTCGCCGACTTCAACCCGGTCCGGGGGGTTCTCGCGACGCTCGATGCCGTGGAAGGGATCGAGCGCATCGACGCGGCCGGCCCCGCGTTTCTCTCCCTGGTACGCGACGACCGGACTTCCTTCGAAAACGTCACGGGCCACTTCACCATCCGCGGGGGCAAGGCGCGCAGTGACGACGTGCGCCTGGTCTCGGACCACTACAGCATCGTGGGGCAAGGCTCGCTGGAGTCGGACGGCCAAGTGGAACTTCAAGGCGCCCTCGTGCTGTCACCAGCGTTCTCCCGCGACCTGAGCGGCCGCTACCGCAACGTGCGCTATCTCTTCGACGCCGAGGGAATCAGTCTGCCCTTCCGGCTCGCGGGCCGCATCCCCGACGTCACCATCCAGCCGGACGTGCCGCAACTCGTGCGCTACATGTTCAACAAGCTCGCGGAGGAGCGGCCGCCGCAGGCCGAAGACAACGACGGCAACCTGTGGAAGCGCCTCGGGCGGGGCTTCCTGGAACTGCTCCGTTGACGCCGGCGCGCACCCTCCGTCACGCGACGCTCACCCTTTCATCACACCCGGCAGACATGGACGTCCACGAACTCTACCTCCGGGTGCGCCGGCAAGACATCGCCTACATCAAGTTCATCGTGGAGTCCTACGAACTGCTCGGCATCATCCGTACGGTGGATCCGCGTGAGGCAGTCATCGTGCTGCTGGTGCTGGAGGACTCGCTCGCGCTGGCACGCGACGTGATCGAGGCCCTGTCCGGAGAAGTCCCGCTGGAGGAGATTCCCCGACCCGCCGGCTTGGGGGACGACTGGCTCCTGGGTGCGGTTACAACGGCCGAACCGGACGGCGGCGAAGGATCCTGAGGGCATGAGCGGCTCCACCGACCTCAAACCCCGCGTGCTCTCGCTGATGCGGACCAAGCCGGGCCATCGCTTCAGCCTGCGGGAGATCCGCAAGGGCTTCGGCAAGGCGTCACGGGACGCGGTGGAGGACGCCCTCAAGGAACTGATCCACGAACGCACGGTCATCCGTCTCCACAAGAACCACTACACCCTGGCCAAGGCCGCGAGCCTCGTCTCCGGCGTGGTGCAGGGCCATCCCGACGGCTTCGGCTTCGTCGTGCCCGAGCAGAAGGGCATGGAGGACATCTATCTCAGCCGCAGGGAGATGCGCCGGGTGATGCACGGCGACCGGGTACTGGTGCGCCCGGAGAAGAAGCGCCACGGCGACAGCCAGGGACACGTCGTCGAGGTCCTGGAGCGGGGCCAGCGGCGCCTCGTAGGCGTGGTGCAGACCGACGGCGACCGCACCCTGGTGGTGCCCATGGACCCGCGCGTGGCCCCCGCCATCCCGCTGAAAGCGCCCGGACCGCTTCAGCCCGGCCAGGTGGCGGCGGTGGAGATGACCCGCTACGGCAGCGGCTACACGCCCGCCGAAGCGCGCCTGGAACGGGTGCTGGGCGCACCGGACGACCCCGAGGTCCAGGCCCAGGCGTTGATCTTCCGCTACGGCTGGCCCGAGGAATTCTCGGACACGGCCCTCCAGGAGGCCGAGCGCCACGCCGCCGCCGGGGTGCCGGCGAGCCTCGACGGACGCCGCGACCTGCGCGGGCTGACCACCTTCACCGTGGACGGCGAGACGGCGCGCGACTTCGACGACGCCGTCGGGCTGGAGCGAAGGGCCGCCGGCGGCTACGCGCTCTACGTCTCCATCGCCGACGTCGCCCATTGCGTGGCGCACGACTCCGCCCTGGATGTCGACGCCTACGAACGCGGCACCAGCGTGTACTTCCCGGACCGGGCCCTGCCCATGCTGCCGCCGGCGTTGTCCACCGGCATCTGCAGCCTCAAGCCGGGCGTGGACCGGCTCACGCGCACGGCGCTCCTGGAGATCGACCGGAGGGGCGAGGTCGAACGGGTGGAGATCTTCCGTTCGGTGATCCGCAGCACGGCCCGGCTCACCTACACCGAGGTGGGGCGCATGCTCGTGGACCGGGACGCCACGGTCATCGCGAAGTACCCGGAGCTGATCGACGCCCTCCGCGCCATGGAAGAACTGACGCACCTCCTCATGGACCGCCGGCGCGCCCGCGGCAGCCTCGACTTCGAGTTGCCGGACACGGAGATCGTGCTGGGCGACGACAACGTGCCCGTCGACATCCGGCGCGCCCGACGCACCATCGCCCACCGCATGATCGAGGAGTTCATGATCGCGGCCAACGAAGCGGTGGCCGGCTACCTGCGGAAACGGAAGTTCCCGTGCGTGTACCGGGTGCACGAAGGACCCGACGAGGACACCCTGGACGCCATCGGCCCGTTCCTTTCCACCCTCGGATACCGGCTCCACCGGAAGGAAGAGAGAGTCTCGTCCAGTGAGCTCCAACGGGTCCTGGAAGCGTGCCGCGGCAAGCCCGAGGAACGGGTGCTGAACCGCATGCTGCTGCGCTCCATGAAGCAGGCCTGTTACGACCGGGAGAACGTCGGCCACTTCGGGCTGGCGTCCGACGCCTACCTGCATTTCACCTCCCCCATCCGCCGCTACCCCGATCTCATGGTCCACCGGCTCCTGGACCGCGCCACCGCCGGCCCGAAGCTCGATGCCGGTGCGCGGGAAGACCTCGACGCCTACCTGCGCGAGGCCGCCGACCACGCCTCCCGGCGTGAGCGCCTGGCCGTGGACGCCGAGCGCGACATGGTGGACCTCAAGAAGGCGCAGTTCATGACCGACAAGATCGGCCAGGAACACACCGGCGTCATCACCGACCTGACCAACTTCGGCTTCTTCGTGGAACTCGACCGCTGGTTCGTGGAAGGACTGGTGAGCCTCAAGACCCTGGAGGACGACTTCTACCGCTATTACGACACCGCCCACCTCATCAAGGGCCAGAACCACGGCCAGAGCTTCCGCATGGGCGACCCGGTCACCGTGAAGGTGGTGCGGGTGAAGCTCTTCCAGGGGGAGATCGACTTCGAGCTGGCGCGGCCGTGACTTCTAGTGTGGTGTCTGGTTAATTCGCATAATAATCTGCGGAGGATTTTTCGTTGTCGGCAAGGCGCGATGACGAGCAGTGGCGGGCACCACGCGAGGAAGAGCAACGCAGCCGACGGCGAAAAAGACCCGCAGATTATTATGCGAATTAACCAGACACCACACTAGTCTCAACGCACCACGGACACCAGGATGATCCCCGTTACCACCAGCACCGTCCCGAGCACGGTGCGGCGGGTTACCCGTTCCATGTCCCGGAGGAAGATGACGGTGCCCAGGACGATCCACATGGGCAGTGTGGCGGTGATGGGCGCGATGACGACGACCTCGCCGGCGCTGAGGGCGTAGAGGATGCCGCCGGCGGAGACGCCTTCGAAGAGGCCCGCCGCGACGAAGGGCCAGAACGCCCGCCGGTCCCATACGTAGCGTTGCGCGAGGCCCGGTACGACCTGGGTGATTCCCAGCAAGGCCAGGCCCACCGTGCCGGTGACGGCGGTGAAGAAGACCGGCTCCGGGGTCAGGATCAGCGCGGCCCGCCGCAGGGGGAAGGCGATGCCCGCCATGACCGCGGCGGCCAGCGGCACAAGGACATACCAGCCCGGGTTATCCGCCTTGTCTTCGGTCGCCCTGGCGCTCTCCCGGGAAATGGCCGCGATGCCGGCGACTACGGTCACGTTGCCGAGGAACACGGGCAGCGTCAGTTCTTCCCCCAATAGTGAAATCGCGATAATGCCGGCCCAGAAAGGGTGGGTGGCCCGAAGCGAGCCGCTCCGGGCGGCGCCGATGGTCTGCATGCCTCGATAGGTCAACTGGCGCACGAAGGGTTGCAGGCTGCCGGCCGCGACCATCAACGCCACGGCGTTCCAGCCGAAGTCCGGTATCCCTCGAATCGCCACCGCCACGCTGAAGATGCCGGCCTGGAACACCATGGAGAAGGTCGTCACGGTGGCCGGGGTGGAGTAGCGCAGGCCCCGGCGCGCGACGATGAAGCTCACGGCATACATGGCGGCGGAAACGACGGCGACAATCTCGGGTACCATGGCGAGGTGTTTCCCGCGGCGGAATCAGCGGGCCGCGATGATCGTGACGGTGCCGGCGACCACGGCGACGGTGCCGGTGACCGACCTGACGTTGAGCCGTTCCACGCCGCGCAGGAACAGCAGGGCCAACACCTGGGTCCACAACGGCGAGGTGGCCACCAGCGGGGCCACCGCCACCACCTGGCCCATGCTGACGGCGATGAGCGAAAACAGCGAGGCCACCGTCTCGAACGTGCCGGCGACGACGAAGGGCCACAGCGCGCGCCGGTTCCACAGGAAGCGCCCGTGAATGCCGCCGGCGCACAGGGATATGGCCAGGCAAACCGCCGCCACGGTGGCAAGCACCGCGGCGAAGAACAGCGGCTGGTTCGAGATGTCGAGGGCATAGCGGCGCACGGGGAAAGCGATGCCGGCCAGGAACGCCGCGCTCAAGGGAAAGACGATGTACCACCAGTGTTGGCGCGGAACCGCGGTTCCGGCCGCCGGCCGCGGGCCTTCCGTGCCCTGCCCCTGATCCGCGGCGCGGTCGGGACTCCAGGAGATCAGCACGGTGCCCGCCACCACCAGCACGGTCCCGCTCATGAGACCCGGCGTCAGGCTTTCGCCCAGGAGCGCCACGGACCAGCCCGCGCTCCAGAGCGGATAGGTGGTGCGCAACGGTTGGCTGCGCGACGCGCCGATGCGGGCGACGCCGGTGAAGCTCAGATAGCTCGTCAGCGCCTGCATCACGCCCAGCAACACGAACAACAGGAAGGCGAGGCCGGCCACCGCGGGCACGCCACCGGTGACGGCGACCGCGCACCACAACAGCGTCATGCGCACGACCATGGCAACGCAGGTGGCGGTGAGCGGCGTGGAGTATTGCAGCCCCAACCGCGAGGAGACCGAGACCGACGCGTACGCGAAGGCTGCCATCAGGGCTATGGCTTCGGCGGGAACCGGCATGACAAGCTAGTGTCGTGTCCTGCGTCAGCACCCGCGGCGGTCGCCGGGACAGTCTCCGGCAGGGGCGACCGGCAGGCAGGCCCGGCAGGTTCCGGCCAGTGCGGCGTGTCCACGGATCTTCATGCCGTGCAGGGGGCTCAGGAGCCGGCGGCCGCCGCCTCGGAGCTTGCCGCGCCCGGTGCGAGCCAGCGCGACGCCAGCTCGGAGGCGCCGCCCGCTTCGGGCGCGGTCAGGCGCACGAGTCTCTCCACCTGCGGCAGGTCGACGGTCAGACGCGAGTCGAGCGACACGAGGTACTCGTCGTAGACCACGGCCGCGAGAACCGGCGCATAGCCGAACACCCGGCTGAGCATGGTCAGGGTCTCGCTGCGATGCTCCTGGAGGTAGCCGATCGCCTCCCGGTGCGCGGCCAGGAACGCCGCCATGATGCCGCCCTTCTCGCTCAGCCGCGCCGCCATCGTTTCGACGGTGATGGGCATGGGATCGTCCGCCACCACCGGCCAGCCGGCGAGCGGCAGGAAGCCCCGTTCCCGGGCGACGAAGTCGAAAGGCCGCGGCAACAGCGCCGCGCCCGCGGACCCCTCGGTGAGCCGGTCCAGCGCGTGCTGATCGGTATCCACCGTGTCCAGACCGAGGTCGGCCCCCAGTTCCAGCCCGCCGAGGCTTCGAAACGTCTCCGCCAGCGGCGCCGTCTCGGCGATGACGCGGCGGCATGCCAGCGCCTTGCCCCCGAGGTGCGCGAGCTCGCGTGTCCCGGCCGGGACCATCAGCACGTAGGGGCTGCTGTTCATGCACGACCCCACGAGCCGCGTGGCGCCGGTGCGCAGGAAGTGCTGGAGCGACGCCCGGCCGATGACGAGGGACAGGTCGGCGTCGCCGTCCGCCAGCGCCTGATTGCGCTCGTCCGTACCCTGCACGTGGTCCCAGGACAGCTCCAGCCCGTGGCGCCGGTAGATGCCCTGCTCGATCCCCAGATACCCGGTGGGATCGCGCGCCACACTCTCGCTCCCCTCGCCGAGAACCCCGTAAAGCACCCTTAGCCGTGTCACTTGCATTCCGTCTCCCCGCCCCTCGCCCGGACAACCGCTTTCCAGGCTGTTTCAAGACACCCCCCGAACCGTCATTCTCGCGGAAGCGGGAATGACGGTTCGGGGTGGCCGTGCCCCTTCCTGCCCCCGCATGCCGGCCCCGCCCGGCAAAGCTTGACACCACCATAGCGAAGGTGTACCGCCTTGCATAGACGGACGTTTCACGCCGTCCTCGTCGCTTTCACACACGGGTGCCGCGCCCGGCAACGACCGTCCGCCCGGCGCGCGAACGGACCCATTTCCGAAGGAGGCACAGCCATGAGCATCGCACTGTCCCACGGCGGAACGACGATGTATGCGTCCCCCTCCCGCTCCGACGAACTGTGGGTGGGGACGCGCAAGGGCATCGCGGTCCTGGAACGCGACTCCGGCGGCTGGCGTGTCGCCCGCCACATGCTGGAGGACAAGCACATCAGCGCCATCCACCAGGAGCCGGAGAGCGGCATGTTCTTCGTCGGGGCGTTTCACGCCGGGTTGCACGTGAGCGGCGACCACGGCGCCACTTGGGAGGCGCGCGAGAACGGGTTGAGCGAGCTGGACGTGTACAGCATCAATTCCTCCCGCAGCAACGGCCGCACGCGGCTCTATGCCGGCACCGAGCCCGCGCACCTGTTCTGCAGCGACGACTTGGGCGAGCACTGGAACGAGTTGCCCGCGCTGCGGTCGGTGCCCAGCGTGCCCAACTGGAAGTTCTCGGTGCCGCCGCACATCGCCCACGCCAAGCACATCAACTTCGATCCGCACGACCCCGACACCGTGTACGTCAGCGTGGAGGTGGGAGGCCTCCTCAGGAGCCGGGACCGTGGCGAGACCTTCGAGGAGCTTCTCGGGATCTACGAAGACGCCCACAGGCTGGTGATCCACCCGCAGGACTCCGATCATTTGTACGAGGTGACCGGACGCGGTTTGTACGTCTCGGCGGACGGTGGGAAGAACTTCGAGGAGCGGCTCGTGCGGCCGTGTGAGAACGGTGATTATCCGGACGGATGCGTGCTCAATCCGCTGAATCCCGACATGATGTTCCTGAGCGCGGCGCAGTACAATCCAGGCCAGTGGCAACGGACCCGCTCCGCCGGCGCGCGCATTTCGCGCAGCATGGACGGCGGGCGCACCTGGGAGATCCTGCGCAACGGGCT harbors:
- a CDS encoding EamA family transporter, giving the protein MAAFAYASVSVSSRLGLQYSTPLTATCVAMVVRMTLLWCAVAVTGGVPAVAGLAFLLFVLLGVMQALTSYLSFTGVARIGASRSQPLRTTYPLWSAGWSVALLGESLTPGLMSGTVLVVAGTVLISWSPDRAADQGQGTEGPRPAAGTAVPRQHWWYIVFPLSAAFLAGIAFPVRRYALDISNQPLFFAAVLATVAAVCLAISLCAGGIHGRFLWNRRALWPFVVAGTFETVASLFSLIAVSMGQVVAVAPLVATSPLWTQVLALLFLRGVERLNVRSVTGTVAVVAGTVTIIAAR
- a CDS encoding glycosyl hydrolase, which produces MSIALSHGGTTMYASPSRSDELWVGTRKGIAVLERDSGGWRVARHMLEDKHISAIHQEPESGMFFVGAFHAGLHVSGDHGATWEARENGLSELDVYSINSSRSNGRTRLYAGTEPAHLFCSDDLGEHWNELPALRSVPSVPNWKFSVPPHIAHAKHINFDPHDPDTVYVSVEVGGLLRSRDRGETFEELLGIYEDAHRLVIHPQDSDHLYEVTGRGLYVSADGGKNFEERLVRPCENGDYPDGCVLNPLNPDMMFLSAAQYNPGQWQRTRSAGARISRSMDGGRTWEILRNGLPDRLQASIEALCLEAAGDSVSVFAATTSGEIYCSDDAGESWSVIASGLAPISKDFHYKDLQAA